In a genomic window of Phragmites australis chromosome 14, lpPhrAust1.1, whole genome shotgun sequence:
- the LOC133890472 gene encoding CBL-interacting protein kinase 23 produces MSVSVGRTRVGRYELGRTLGEGTFAKVKFARNVETAENVAIKILDKEKVLKHKMIAQIKREISTMKLIRHPNVIRMREVMASKTKIYIVMDLVTGGELFDKIASRGRLKEDDARKYFQQLINAVDYCHSRGVYHRDLKPENLLLDASGTLKVSDFGLSALSQQVREDGLLHTTCGTPNYVAPEVINKKGYDGAKADLWSCGVILFVLMAGYLPFEDSNLMSLYKKIFKADFSCPSWFSTSAKKLIKKILDPNPSTRITIAELIKNEWFKKGYQPPRFETADVNLDDVNSIFNESGDPAQLVVERREERPSVMNAFELISTSQGLNLGTLFEKQMGSVKRETRFASRLPANEILSKIEAAAGPMGFNVQKRNYKLKLQGENPGRKGQLAIATEVFEVTPSLYMVELRKSNGDTLEFHKFYHNISNGLKDVMWKPEGSILEGDEARYQRSP; encoded by the exons ATGAGCGTCTCCGTGGGGCGGACGCGGGTGGGGAGGTACGAGCTGGGGCGGACGCTCGGGGAGGGCACCTTCGCCAAGGTCAAGTTCGCGAGGAACGTCGAGACCGCCGAGAATGTCGCCATCAAGATCCTCGACAAGGAGAAGGTCCTCAAGCACAAGATGATCGCGCAG ATAAAGCGCGAGATCTCGACAATGAAGCTCATCAGGCACCCCAACGTCATCCGGATGCGCGAG GTGATGGCCAGCAAGACAAAGATTTACATAGTGATGGATCTTGTCACGGGCGGGGAACTTTTCGACAAGATT GCTTCGCGTGGGAGGCTGAAAGAGGACGATGCAAGGAAGTATTTCCAGCAGCTGATCAATGCTGTCGATTACTGCCATAGCAGAGGCGTGTATCACCGTGATCTGAAG cctGAAAATCTTCTGCTTGATGCTAGTGGCACTCTCAAGGTGTCGGATTTCGGATTGAGTGCACTATCGCAACAAGTCCGT GAGGACGGTCTGCTGCACACAACCTGTGGAACTCCCAATTATGTTGCTCCCGAG GTTATCAATAAAAAAGGATATGATGGAGCCAAGGCTGATCTTTGGTCATGTGGAGTGATTCTCTTTGTCCTCATGGCGGGGTACCTCCCGTTTGAAGATTCGAACCTCATGTCACTTTACAAGAAG ATCTTCAAAGCCGACTTCAGTTGCCCATCTTGGTTCTCCACAAGCGCAAAGAAGCTCATCAAGAAAATACTAGATCCTAATCCTAGCACT AGAATAACTATTGCAGAACTTATAAAGAATGAGTGGTTCAAGAAGGGGTATCAGCCTCCTAGGTTTGAGACAGCAGATGTTAATCTGGATGATGTGAACTCTATTTTTAACGAATCTGGT GACCCAGCACAGCTTGTTGTCGAGAGGCGAGAAGAAAGACCGTCGGTGATGAATGCTTTTGAGTTGATTTCTACATCTCAGGGCCTCAATCTCGGCACACTCTTTGAGAAGCAAATG GGTTCTGTTAAGCGAGAAACAAGATTTGCATCAAGGCTTCCTGCAAATGAGATACTGTCAAAAATTGAAGCAGCAGCGGGACCCATGGGCTTCAATGTACAGAAGCGCAACTATAAG CTGAAGCTGCAAGGAGAGAATCCTGGTAGGAAAGGTCAGCTGGCCATAGCAACAGAG GTTTTCGAAGTCACGCCTTCGCTGTACATGGTTGAGCTCCGCAAGTCTAATGGCGACACCCTCGAATTCCACAAG TTCTACCACAACATCTCAAATGGCCTCAAGGACGTGATGTGGAAGCCGGAGGGTAGCATCCTCGAAGGCGATGAGGCGCGGTACCAGAGGTCGCCGTGA